The Mercurialis annua linkage group LG7, ddMerAnnu1.2, whole genome shotgun sequence genome includes the window GAGATAATTGTCCGCGTGACGAGCAATTGATTCGATTGCTTGAATCCCAACAGACATAATCAGTGCATAATGAAAATTTAAGGGGTTAAAACACAATTAGTTGtaaatagtttattaaaatCTATAGAAATTGTAGtttaagtctagaaattggactaagtGCAATATCTTAAAAGTTTATAAGCCAATTTGAAAGCttgaaattgaccatacccaaacccaCAGGGTTCCAAGAGtcatttttaatactttcggaCACCAAATAACATTTTTAGACATAGTTatcacttaattaattaattaatacaaatttaacATGTACAATTATAAGGTAAAAGTAAAAAGTAATTATAATCCTAAAAATATCACTTGACAGTCTTTCATAACCTAAGCTCTATCTATTAATTACAACTAGGTAAATAGTAAACTTATTGATTGAAGACTAACCACCAAACTCTAGAAAACCCAAGGTCACCACTAACCATTGTAAATACTACTTCTAATTAGTTTAGCCAGGGGTCGGTAATCAAACACCAGAAAAAGCATAGAAACCCTAGGGAAAAAACTGTCCTGTCTGAACCACACAGacaccacacacacacactcaCTCAAGTTAAAGACGCTTTAATCACTTAAGAACGCCATGTAAAGCACTGATCAAAAGCTGGATTCTACGTCCATATCGCCAAAAAACTAGGCAAGAactcagaacggtacttctgaggaccctcaatAATCTATAGTTACTTTTCATGCCATGTTAATCATAATTACTGAATTTTTGTGTATTAGGATGCATGTcagtttattttattgatttttgtcATAAATTGTCATAATTGTCAAATTTGATGTTCTTGCTATAACTTCTATACAAATTGATGAGAAGCATTTTAATAGGCTGATTTAATGCGATATGCCATATTTAGATTTCAATTTATTCTAATGCTTAGAATGCATATTAGGGTTGTGTTTATGCTTTTTTGTCAAGAATACGTTCttggttaaattgctataaaatcagttgtttaggtgttttaattcaattttaagcACTGTAAAGTAATCCTAGTACATGTTATTTGTATTCCTTGTCCGTTTTATGCGGTTTTGAGTGTTTTGCATGAAAAACCGACGTGAAACGACGAAACGACGAGTTACTGTTTCCAGCTGACaacgccgccgccgccgccagaCAAATTGCCGTCGTCAGAATCCACCGCCGCTGCCAGAAGTGCATAGTGTCAAAGCACAAATTTGTGCATAAGCGGATGCACACTCTGAAGGCTGACCCGACCCGATTCGTGGATGAGCGCGCGAGGATTGCGGCTGTAagtatctttttaaaattatattgattGAAAGTAGTATTCAAATAGTTTAAGTAGTTCAATAGTTTGAATATAATATCTCAATTGTTTGAAACacgtaatttattttatttgaattaggtATTTTTGTTGTTCCTTTGAATTAAGTGGTTTGGTTGTTGATATGTGCTAGTTTGTACAATTTGAAGTTTGcaggatttccctgaaaaatgggtgatgttcattttataaacgagatgctgccgaatttttattagaaataacGTTTAAGTTGTTTGAAACATGTAATTCATATGAAActaattggtttaaattattattgtagGAGCATTTTGAGCAGGAGATGTTGGCCGCTACACAGACAGCCGAGGGGAGTACAGCATCTACCCCAGTGGATCCGGACGAAGTTTATCTTGCTGTTGAGGGGGTGAGGAAGCGGCGTATCTACGGATTAGGCTCAGTTGGTTCTGAGTACGTAGCCTCGCAGCGGGGTACTTCTAGTAGACGACCCGGCAGCTCCTCTCAGACCATGTCGCCAGCCGACGATGCGAGGTTCCGCACTGATCTCATCGCTCAGTTTGCGGATACGATCCGTGATCAGGTCCAGATTGCGGTTGCAGCGGCGATGCAGCAGATGCAGCAGCGGGCCCCGGGAGATGTTTTACCCACTCCTCCACCACCGCCTCCACCACCGCCTCCACCGGCTACTGATGACGTTGTCCCAGATGACGACGTCACAGATTTGTAGTACTGTAGTGTAGGGACGTTTTTGATATACAATTTTCATGTATCGtacgttatatatatatatatatatatatatatatatatatatatatatatatatatatatatatatatatatatttatgatattttcGGTGTTTTTATAATTTGCGTCAATTTATGCGTATTTAAACAGGGTATGCATTCATTTAAAAagccaaaaaatcaaaaaaattatgcttgatttttgtcaatttcccgacggatttgtccggattagcgacggataaagtccgtcgctaaacccaatcataaaattaaaatacggatttggcgacggataaatccgtcgccaaaaccGTCGCCATTTGGCGACGGACTTTGGCGACGGATTCAAATCCGTCGCCAACTCCGTCTTGGAACGTCGCCAAACGCGTCGCCTGGCGACACGTTTGGCGACGGACCTTtgccatttggcgacggattgtTTTGTGGCGTCGCTAATGTATTTAGCGACGCCACATTTCCCGACGGATTACGTCCGTCGGAAAATCCGTCGGGAAAGCAATTCCCGACGGATATGggctttttagcgacggaaaaatccgtcgctaaaaagctCCATTTTAGTAGTGAAAATTGTAACCTTCCAAGTCAATCAGACCTAGAAGCCAAAATGCAACATTCAGGCCCGATTCCGAGCCTGCCAAAACTCGGAATCTACCCCGGTTCAAACCAGCAGATTCATATCGATGAGACGGACAACTTCCAGAGTCATTTTTTTGCCggaatcaattttttaattggaTAGAGTGTTTCATGCGCGCTATTTTATTTGGActatattttgtaatattttgaagatttatataatataatacaaAGTAGTGATCTTAGCTTAAAAATCTAATATAATATTGtttaaaaataagaattcataaacactaaaattttaaaatatataatctaTGGTTCAAATTTGCCATATGCAAATAGCTATGTGTGGCATAGTGGGGCTCCACTTAGAAGGAGGCTTTAATTCTTAGCCATACAAACACTTTCTTCCTCTTTGCTTCTTTACTAAACTTAAATTGACTTGCTAACCACTCAACTTCCAAAAAATATCTCTCCAAGCATCTTACACAAAGCTTCTAGCTTAATCATCTTTGCTTCTTTTACCCTTTGTTTTCTACATTTAATCAAAcccatttgatttttttaggattCTTGTTCAACTTTACCAAAATAACCTCATAATAGTACATGTAATTTTATCGACCACAAGTTTGATATTCTTTTCTTTGATGTGATAAAAATGTACCACCAATAATTTGAAAACAAACTGGCCACGTTAGCCATATATGAAATCTAATCAATAATTCACTTAAATTCTAttcaaatgtaaaatttacagtTTCACAAATTATTTGACACGTTAGTATGTACACTAGATCAGCTTATTGACTATATCAGACTTATGAAATCACTTGCTAGTATAtagatataaaatatatttcaaatttcgAGTATTTAAATCTCAATTCTACATAATTAATTTAGGGAACTCTCATAGCACTTTTGGAACGATTTTGATTCGGGACAATTAAGTAGTGATATTAgagataattaattagtttaacaATTCAATGTAAAAAAAAGTACTAATATCATATGAGAGTAAAtcaattactttaattttttaattttttgaattttaatattgaatAATTCAGATTTTCCATTAagaaaaatatgatttaaatagaACTAAAATATcacaataaaataatatatatatttagaatCTAGAGTAAATAATAATCTTAATCTAATTTAAGTGATAGTAATTTCAGACTTATATAATAAAGAaggtaaaatataaaaaaaaaaagtggcaATTTTTGTCGTTTAATGAGGTCCAATACATTCTTAAAATTCTGTCCAGTATTGAATTCAATGAAAATGCATGTGAGCATTACCACAACAATTACTATATAAATGCCCCATTTCTCCTCCACCAATTTCCATCATATTGCAAAACAAAGTATCTCTACAACAcaagaaaaacataaaaatttctaaaacacaaagaacaaaaaaatgTGTAGAGGCATAGAAGAGAGAAGAAATCAAACTAGCTTCCGCAAAAAAGAGGTGGAAGCGGAGGCTGTTTCCGCTATTTCATCGGAAGAAGACGACGAAACCTCATCGACGTTGGTATGCTGTGAGCTTTGTGGGTCAAAAGCAAGTTTATATTGCCAAGCTGATGATGCATTTCTGTGTAGAAAATGTGACAAATGGGTACATGGAGCTAATTTCTTGGCAAATAGACATATCAGATGTTTTCTTTGCAATACTTGTCAGAATCTTACGCAAAGATATCTGCTTGGTGCTTCGGTTGAGATGGTTCTCCCGACAATAGTTACGACTACTGGTAGAGATGATCGAACAAGGAGTAGTATTTGTGATTCAAATAATGGTGATAAACACTGCtctaaatcacttaaaatgccttttctttttctttgatgCAACTATCTTGTTCATGGATTTGTATTTCTGCGCTAATTTAGATTCAAGAATTTTCGTACGAGgaaaattatacaacgcaaTGGTTCTCTATGTACGATGAGGCTGTTTTGAAATGGGAGAattagaaaagaagaaataataTATTCTTATGTATAGACAACCAAGCTTATGATTCCTAGCTagataatgaaaaaaaatgttaaaaagacATTCGCATAATTAATAGATTATTGGATTGttttttgatgttttaaaaatttagttcaaTGAGAAATGGATGAAAGATCAAGACTCGTTAGCTTTGTTCatcaaatttgttatttttcgATCATATTTCATCATTTAGAATGGGttctgatttgatttttttatgttttaacttatcattattttttttattattttctttttctattttaaaaaactttagaatttttatggttttttttttctccgAAGATATAATGTAATCCTATTATCTTGTTAAATTATGATTTACTAATTGGGAAAAGCTGTTCtctttattttatgaaatttctcagtattttgtaaattaaattaatttttagatgGTGTAATCACTGATGGTGATAAaagctaatttttttaactttttaaaactcTATTAAAATCTTCCAATGGTTGTAACCAGGTACTATTCCATATATACTTGTTCTTTGTTTTACATAAAATATCTGATTTTACATAATTACtagtttaattagtttttagaATTGAAGCAATGGATTGGATAGTTTTCATGGCTATTATCAATTTGATAGAccaaaaaattaactttttttttatcaccaTAGTGTAATTACGTACTTTGTTTGAAATAAATATGCAAAAAAGAATAATTGCGACCAATTAAGTTGTGTGAGGAAAAAGACCGAGAATGACGGAGAGGTGGAACCCTAGTTCCAGCCAGATCAAATTTCCGACGACCACTGCCATCAACAGCGCCCCAACAACGCAGCTCCAGACATCGACCAAGCCAACCATCCACTACGTGACGCAGAACCCATTGAAGATCAACCCCACAACAGTTAACCAAGGAATTCCATGCAATTCACATGCACGTGAGGATGCTATTGCAGAAAGTAGAAGATTGATTTACTTTGAAAACTTCCCCAAAATATGGAGGTATAGAGATTTGGAGAAGGTCTTCGAGAGATATGGAGTGAAGGGCAGAGTTTCGCTAGCTACAAAACTCTCGAAACGTAACTGTAGTTTTGGGTTTTTCAGGCCAGATTCGGATAAACCATTGGATTGGATCATCAGCCAGCTGAATATGGTGGCTATTGGAAAATTCAGACTTAGGGCTTATGTTTCCAGGTTCCCCAACAAAACCTCGACTCAAACCCTAACGTCTGAAAAGACAGAGAAGATGAGAAGTTCACCTAGAATCATCTCTTCACCTTCATTCCGTAACGGCCGTTCATACAAAGACATTGTATCGGGAGAGATGCAGTTAAGGGAGAAGGAAATTGAACCAAAACTTATAAACAAAACATATCGGTGGTTGTTTCTGACAGTTCTCTGGCCTCTGAGTCTATGGATTGGTTAGTTCGATCTATTTTCGCTAGGGTTAATGCTGTGCAAGACATTCTGAAAACGAAATTATTTCTGGCTCACCAGAAAATTGAGGTAGAGAATGTTTCTCTAGTTGGAGGGAATGGAGTTCTACTCACATTCAGGAAAGTTTCTGACGCTGAGGATTTTATCCTGAATAAAGGGCCATCTCTTTCTGAGTTTTTCCAGTCGTTTACTTGGGCGGAGGACCATAACAGTTCTCTTTTTCGCTTTGTTTGGCTGTCAGTAACAGGTATTCCTCTTTTGGCTTGGTGTTATAAGACTTTTATGGCAATAGGGGACTCAGTGGGTGAAGCAATTTCTGTTCATCCATCAGTAGGACAGCGGTCTCGTTTCGATACAGGAAAGGTTCTAGTCTCGACTACTTGCAGTTCCATTAATCATCCGATCAATTTGGCAATTGGTGAAGAGAGGTATACAGTATATGTTGTTGAAACATGTGATCCTGTGGAATTTGAGGAACCTGTTTTCTCTTTGATGTCTAATGAATCTGAAGTAGAAGTGGACTCATTGGACAAAAAGGAGAATACAGAGGAGGGGTTTTCTTTTTCGAACAAGGAAGATTATTTTTTGAACTCATTTGATACGATTGTTCCAGATTCTATTCTAAATCAGGATAGATTTGACGATCAATCTTTGGGAGGTCCAAGGAGAATGGGTAGTCATACCGaggaaaataaaactaaagatCCTATCCTTCTCTCATTGGAGTACAATAATGTTATCACAGCCGTAACAAAGGAGGTTTTACATCCCACAGTTCAGGTGGACGAACAAATGCACATGCCGCATGATGAGTGCAGGCCTACGGTTTCGTCAGGTGCAGAGGTTAATGAAGG containing:
- the LOC126656227 gene encoding B-box domain protein 30-like, whose product is MCRGIEERRNQTSFRKKEVEAEAVSAISSEEDDETSSTLVCCELCGSKASLYCQADDAFLCRKCDKWVHGANFLANRHIRCFLCNTCQNLTQRYLLGASVEMVLPTIVTTTGRDDRTRSSICDSNNGDKHCSKSLKMPFLFL